One genomic segment of Aquipluma nitroreducens includes these proteins:
- a CDS encoding STAS domain-containing protein, whose product MDFEIVKIADYTRIKVLNDRLDTSNAPDLKSELVAVNANGEKNIILDVSNCEYCDSSGLSAILVANRLCEDAIGTFILTGLQPDVEQIIRISMLHTVLIITKTFDEAVNLLIEKEKL is encoded by the coding sequence ATGGATTTCGAAATAGTAAAAATAGCAGACTATACACGCATAAAAGTGCTGAATGACAGACTGGATACCAGCAATGCTCCGGATCTGAAATCAGAACTTGTAGCGGTAAATGCGAATGGCGAGAAAAACATCATTCTGGATGTCAGTAATTGTGAATATTGTGATTCTTCCGGCTTAAGCGCCATTTTGGTGGCGAACCGGCTCTGTGAAGATGCAATTGGAACATTTATTTTGACTGGCCTTCAGCCCGATGTTGAACAGATTATCAGGATTTCGATGTTACATACTGTTTTGATTATTACTAAAACATTTGATGAAGCAGTAAATCTTCTGATCGAAAAGGAAAAACTTTAG
- a CDS encoding ribonuclease Z has translation MSGITMPFQLTILGTSSALPTSNRYPTAQVLNVSGRFFLIDCGEGTQTQMRKYKIGFSRINHIFISHLHGDHIFGLIGLISTFALIGRENDLHIYSHSELQKFLSPQVEFLYATELPFKIIFHPLNFKKEQKIYEDSKVNVYSFPLDHRISTCGFRFEEKPALPNLLLEKIKEYQIPIRDRQRIKEGGDFMTSDGRLISHSELTKNKHRARTFAFCSDTRYNESYIESVRNVDLLYHEATFASDNKDLAQSTYHSTGEDAARAALKAEVGKLIIGHFSARYKDHTVILKEAQAIFPNTEAITEGQIFPVEEKGQ, from the coding sequence ATGTCAGGTATAACTATGCCTTTTCAACTGACAATTCTCGGAACAAGTTCTGCATTACCTACATCAAACAGATATCCAACCGCCCAGGTACTTAATGTATCCGGGCGGTTTTTTTTGATCGATTGCGGAGAAGGCACGCAAACTCAAATGCGGAAATACAAGATTGGATTCTCCCGAATCAACCACATTTTCATTTCCCACCTTCATGGCGACCATATTTTTGGATTGATCGGGCTCATTTCGACCTTTGCACTAATTGGCCGCGAAAACGATTTGCACATCTATTCACATTCTGAATTACAGAAATTTCTTTCACCTCAGGTTGAGTTTTTGTATGCCACAGAACTCCCTTTCAAAATAATCTTTCACCCTTTGAATTTCAAGAAAGAACAGAAAATCTATGAAGATTCGAAGGTTAACGTGTACTCGTTTCCTTTAGATCACCGGATTTCGACCTGTGGATTCCGATTCGAAGAAAAACCAGCCTTACCTAATTTACTTCTTGAAAAGATTAAAGAATACCAAATTCCCATTCGCGACCGGCAGCGAATCAAAGAAGGCGGAGATTTTATGACCAGCGATGGCCGCCTTATTTCCCATTCAGAGCTGACAAAGAATAAACATCGTGCACGAACATTCGCCTTTTGCAGCGACACCCGTTATAACGAATCGTATATCGAATCGGTTCGGAACGTGGATTTGCTTTACCACGAAGCGACCTTTGCCAGCGACAATAAAGATTTAGCACAAAGCACCTATCACTCCACAGGCGAAGATGCCGCCCGGGCTGCCTTAAAAGCAGAAGTTGGCAAGTTAATTATCGGGCATTTCTCTGCCCGGTATAAAGACCACACAGTTATCCTGAAGGAAGCGCAGGCAATTTTCCCGAATACTGAAGCAATTACTGAAGGGCAGATTTTCCCTGTTGAAGAAAAAGGTCAATAG
- a CDS encoding ATP-dependent DNA helicase yields MITKHIQSEIIRYLGKEPTKGQEELSLRFADFISGSDLDSVFLLKGYAGTGKTTMLSALVATFTAFKYRSVLLAPTGRAAKVLSGYTGQNAYTIHKNIYRQQSSSDGFGRFVLNKNLFKDTFFIVDEASMVPNSNAESSIFGSGRLLEDLIEYVYSGSNCRLILVGDTAQLPPVGLDISPALSKVELEFYDRAVFEYELTDVVRQNQNSGILHNATMIRNQITDTYFSPGYFPLELNGFDDIRRIGGADLIEEISTCYDRFGLFETIVVTRSNKRANKFNEGIRSTILYKEADISVGDLIMVVKNNYFWLEANEKIDFIANGDIAEIISIGKYEDLYGFRFANVSLRLIDYPDIEFDCKIILDTLAIESASLTGEQNRKLFDAVSEDYLDIRSKKKRWEKVRENPFFNALQVKFAYAVTCHKAQGGQWKAVFVDQGYLTEEMINIEFMRWLYTAFTRPTERLYLVNFNKEFFEESH; encoded by the coding sequence ATGATAACAAAACACATCCAGTCAGAAATAATCAGGTATTTAGGGAAAGAGCCAACCAAGGGGCAAGAGGAACTTTCCCTCAGGTTCGCCGATTTTATTTCCGGGTCGGACTTGGATTCTGTATTTCTGCTGAAGGGCTATGCCGGAACTGGTAAAACCACAATGCTAAGTGCATTGGTTGCGACTTTTACAGCGTTTAAATATAGGTCGGTTTTGCTCGCGCCAACCGGACGAGCTGCGAAAGTTCTGTCGGGATACACCGGACAAAATGCCTATACCATTCATAAAAACATCTATCGCCAGCAATCGTCGAGTGACGGATTTGGACGATTTGTGCTGAACAAGAATCTATTTAAAGACACTTTCTTTATTGTCGACGAGGCTTCGATGGTTCCCAACTCGAATGCCGAATCCTCGATATTTGGCTCCGGACGTTTGCTCGAAGATTTGATTGAATACGTTTATTCAGGCTCAAACTGCCGGTTGATTTTGGTGGGTGACACAGCGCAGCTTCCACCAGTTGGACTTGACATTAGCCCGGCATTGTCGAAGGTGGAACTTGAGTTTTACGACCGGGCGGTTTTTGAATATGAGCTGACTGATGTGGTAAGGCAAAATCAAAACTCCGGAATTTTGCACAATGCCACAATGATCCGGAACCAGATTACCGACACCTATTTTTCTCCTGGTTATTTCCCTCTGGAATTGAACGGTTTTGATGACATACGGCGAATTGGCGGAGCCGATCTGATTGAAGAGATTTCGACCTGTTACGACCGTTTCGGGCTGTTTGAAACCATTGTGGTGACCCGGTCGAACAAACGAGCCAATAAGTTTAACGAAGGTATACGCAGCACGATTTTGTACAAAGAAGCCGACATCTCGGTTGGCGACTTGATTATGGTGGTGAAGAATAACTATTTCTGGCTCGAAGCCAATGAAAAAATCGATTTTATTGCCAACGGGGATATCGCCGAAATTATTTCGATTGGGAAATACGAAGATCTGTATGGCTTTCGGTTTGCCAACGTGAGCCTCCGTTTGATCGACTATCCGGATATTGAATTTGACTGCAAAATTATTTTAGATACACTAGCCATTGAATCGGCATCGTTAACCGGCGAGCAAAACCGAAAATTATTCGATGCCGTTTCTGAAGATTACCTGGACATCCGAAGCAAGAAAAAGCGTTGGGAAAAGGTTCGGGAAAATCCCTTTTTTAACGCGCTTCAGGTAAAATTTGCGTATGCCGTTACCTGCCACAAAGCGCAGGGCGGACAATGGAAAGCTGTTTTTGTCGATCAGGGCTACCTGACCGAGGAAATGATCAACATCGAATTTATGCGTTGGCTATACACCGCCTTTACCCGCCCTACCGAACGGCTGTATCTGGTAAATTTCAATAAAGAATTTTTTGAAGAGAGTCATTAG
- a CDS encoding glycosyltransferase family 2 protein: MINGKKVVVVLPAYNAAKTLEITYNEIDFSIVDEVILVDDKSKDETVKEAGRLGIKHIISHEVNKGYGGNQKTCYNKALELGADIVIMLHPDYQYTPKLIPSMSHLIANELYHVVLGSRILGKGALAGGMPWYKYIANRLLTLFQNIMMNAKLSEYHTGYRAFSREVLEKVNYNANSDNFVFDNQMLAQIWYAGYEMAEITCPTKYFDDASSINIKNSSIYGIGVLKTSIQYRLQKWGILKNIIYKKNN, translated from the coding sequence ATGATCAACGGTAAAAAGGTTGTGGTAGTTCTGCCCGCCTACAATGCAGCTAAAACACTCGAAATTACATACAACGAAATCGACTTCTCCATTGTTGACGAAGTAATTCTGGTTGACGATAAAAGCAAAGACGAAACAGTAAAAGAAGCTGGGCGACTTGGAATAAAACACATTATCAGCCATGAAGTGAACAAAGGCTATGGTGGCAACCAGAAAACATGTTACAACAAAGCGCTCGAACTGGGAGCCGACATTGTAATCATGTTACATCCTGATTACCAATATACACCTAAGTTGATCCCTTCGATGAGTCACCTAATTGCCAACGAATTGTACCATGTAGTTTTAGGTTCTCGAATACTTGGAAAGGGTGCACTGGCTGGCGGGATGCCTTGGTACAAGTACATCGCCAACCGCTTGTTGACCTTGTTTCAGAATATCATGATGAATGCCAAACTTTCGGAATACCACACCGGATACCGGGCTTTCTCGCGCGAAGTTCTGGAAAAGGTAAATTACAATGCCAATTCCGACAATTTTGTATTCGACAACCAAATGCTTGCACAAATCTGGTATGCCGGTTACGAAATGGCTGAAATAACCTGTCCCACCAAGTATTTTGACGATGCGTCGAGTATCAACATCAAAAACAGTTCGATTTACGGAATAGGTGTTCTAAAAACATCAATACAATACAGGTTGCAGAAATGGGGGATTTTAAAAAATATCATTTATAAAAAGAATAATTAG
- a CDS encoding ArnT family glycosyltransferase — protein MKLDFIKSNWFGNVIFASVLLSMFFYYGLNKTFFDPPQSVHVWRQTNSISLTQNYYQYNLPFLEPEMHNQFGNGGISGKAVGEFPVIYYFVAQLWKVFGKHEWIFKLVQIAILFMGLFSLYLSLKHLLKSQLWAGFVSLLIFTSPMIVFYGPNFLPDVPALSFVFIAWYFIFRFLNNRQAIDLWGSALFFCLSMLIKVTSAISFVALAGWVIFELIFLKENRRIFKFKLKYFLPFVLAFIPVVLWYVYADYYNTINKGHFSYHGIWPIWDVTKADFYRIIDIQDKIFFRQLFLPYTQYITLLIWLYLVASIRKLSPIMRYFILVLPLGFLIQVLLWFKILDYHDYYMINLVVVLVAVWTIFIIQLKRLELKLYLKFAAYGLISVFFIWNAIACRKHLNERYEGWMNETYNKHFKTLIDIGPSFQKWGVNQEDKVISIPDFTINTTLYYMNRKGYTDFASDFSKAETFYWRIEQGAKYLVINDSTILSREYLKPFIQKKVGKFENVLVYDIQNIKPEK, from the coding sequence ATGAAACTAGACTTTATAAAATCAAATTGGTTTGGAAATGTAATTTTTGCATCGGTACTTTTGTCAATGTTTTTTTATTACGGGCTAAACAAAACGTTCTTTGATCCCCCTCAGTCAGTACATGTCTGGAGACAAACAAACAGCATATCTTTAACTCAAAACTACTACCAGTACAACCTTCCTTTTTTAGAGCCTGAAATGCACAACCAGTTTGGGAATGGAGGTATTTCAGGAAAGGCGGTGGGAGAATTCCCGGTGATTTATTATTTTGTCGCACAACTTTGGAAAGTTTTCGGTAAACATGAATGGATTTTTAAATTGGTGCAGATCGCCATACTTTTTATGGGATTATTTTCTTTGTATCTAAGTTTAAAACATTTGCTAAAGAGTCAGCTTTGGGCAGGGTTTGTCAGTTTGCTGATTTTTACTTCACCAATGATCGTTTTTTACGGGCCTAACTTTTTGCCGGATGTTCCGGCCTTGTCATTTGTTTTTATTGCATGGTATTTTATTTTCAGGTTTTTAAACAACCGGCAGGCAATTGACCTCTGGGGTTCGGCATTGTTTTTTTGCCTGTCGATGCTAATAAAGGTTACTTCTGCAATTTCGTTTGTTGCTCTTGCAGGATGGGTGATTTTTGAATTAATTTTCCTCAAGGAAAACCGCCGGATTTTTAAATTCAAGCTGAAATATTTTTTACCCTTTGTGTTAGCTTTCATTCCTGTGGTTTTGTGGTATGTTTATGCTGATTATTACAATACGATAAATAAAGGGCATTTTTCTTATCATGGAATATGGCCGATCTGGGATGTGACTAAGGCAGATTTTTACAGGATAATTGACATACAGGATAAGATTTTTTTCAGACAACTTTTCTTACCATACACCCAATATATTACTCTCCTAATTTGGCTGTATCTGGTCGCTTCAATCAGAAAGTTAAGCCCAATAATGCGGTATTTCATTCTTGTTTTACCTCTCGGGTTTTTGATTCAAGTCCTTCTTTGGTTTAAGATCTTGGATTATCATGATTATTACATGATTAACCTTGTTGTGGTGTTGGTTGCTGTTTGGACAATCTTTATTATCCAGCTTAAAAGGCTAGAATTGAAGTTGTATTTAAAATTTGCAGCTTACGGGTTAATTTCGGTCTTTTTTATTTGGAATGCTATTGCTTGTCGGAAACATCTGAATGAAAGATATGAAGGGTGGATGAATGAGACTTATAATAAGCATTTTAAGACATTGATTGATATTGGACCTTCTTTTCAGAAGTGGGGAGTAAACCAGGAAGATAAAGTTATATCCATCCCTGATTTTACAATTAATACCACACTATATTATATGAACAGAAAAGGTTATACCGATTTCGCGAGTGATTTTTCAAAGGCCGAAACATTTTACTGGCGTATTGAGCAAGGTGCAAAATATCTAGTGATTAATGACTCAACTATTCTTTCAAGGGAATATTTGAAACCATTCATTCAAAAAAAAGTGGGAAAGTTTGAAAATGTTTTGGTTTATGATATTCAGAATATTAAACCTGAAAAATAA